The following are encoded together in the Pempheris klunzingeri isolate RE-2024b chromosome 24, fPemKlu1.hap1, whole genome shotgun sequence genome:
- the c24h7orf57 gene encoding uncharacterized protein C7orf57 homolog, with the protein MSSAEMSAAVPNHRRTKPGGIKPGVVNTGVTGPTSQIPGLSQSADENAPAERISGRRVGIFESDSDYVKLAKGGGHKGLLSHDVDADDQPKKTYTAANWFVSDEANGGSKATSPNSQTKAGRQLLAAPFGTDNSSSWETETDRFSPDKNKMSPDGIAGQIEGLSVSNKYKRTSYDKKAPPVSMSKLLSHGYMEDKKKSPNDDDASSVTSEQTSTIGTEDVDDLE; encoded by the exons ATGTCTTCAGCTGAAATGAGTGCTGCAGTGCCCAACCATCGAAGGACCAAACCCGGTG GCATAAAGCCCGGGGTTGTGAACACCGGCGTGACAGGACCGACCTCCCAGATCCCCGGTCTGTCCCAGAGTGCAGATGAAAACGCTCCAGCCGAGAGGATCAGCGGACGGCGAGTTGGAATATTTGAGTCAGACTCAGACTACGTCAAGCTTGCAAAGGGGGGAGGGCACAAAG GGCTGTTGAGTCATGATGTTGACGCTGATGACCAGCCCAAGAAGACCTACACTGCAGCCAACTGGTTTGTCAGTGACGAAGCAAACGG CGGAAGCAAAGCAACGTCTCCCAACAGCCAGACGAAGGCGGGCAGGCAGCTTCTGGCTGCTCCGTTTGGCACTGATAACAGTTCGTCCTGGGAAACAGAGACTGATAGATTTTCCCCTGATAAAAATAAG ATGTCTCCTGACGGCATTGCCGGACAGATTGAGGGTCTGTCAGTAAGCAACAAATACAAGAGAAC GTCTTATGATAAGAAGGCTCCCCCAGTCAGCATGTCCAAGCTGCTGAGTCATGGCTACATGGAGGACAAGAAGAAGTCTCCCAATGACGACGATGCCTCAA gtGTGACCTCGGAACAGACGAGCACCATCGGGACGGAGGACGTGGACGACCTGGAGTAG